The following coding sequences lie in one Diceros bicornis minor isolate mBicDic1 chromosome 33, mDicBic1.mat.cur, whole genome shotgun sequence genomic window:
- the C33H8orf89 gene encoding putative uncharacterized protein C8orf89 homolog isoform X1 — protein MPVLSPEIKFETSNVTRNSLDSRFLFESSWRKAVLATHKMRKEYTTAFGLKEFKECVKMPYLPGLQSCQKNVSSTPLELHERLLHADREMPPVSHSSENMSSCLQVFYSPLHIAQRPVKEQPGQSREVLTSVCLVSNPLLPFFFLI, from the exons atgccagtGCTATCTCCTGAAATCAAATTTGAGACTTCTAATGTCACCAGAAATTCCCTTGACAGTCGTTTTCTCTTTGAGAGTAGTTGGAGGAAAGCAGTTTTAGCAACACACAAGATGAGGAAAG AATATACCACAGCATTTGGTCTAAAAGAGTTCAAAGAATGTGTCAAAATGCCATATTTACCAGGATTGCAAAGTTGCCAAAAAAATGTAAGTTCAACTCCGCTAGAGCTTCATGAAAGACTGCTGCATGCTGATCGTGAGATGCCCCCAGTCAG ccattccagtGAGAACATGTCGAGTTGCCTGCAAGTATTTTATTCTCCTCTGCATATTGCACAGCGCCCTGTGAAAGAACAGCCTGGGCAAAGCAGGGAAGTACTCACTTCTGTCTGTCTTGTGTCCAATCCCTTActccccttttttttcctcatatga